CACAATAATATACTTTTTTAGCATTTTGACTTATATTTATAAATCCTCCACATCCAACAACTCTACCTGAAAATTTACTAACATTAATATTTCCAGCTTCATCCACTTGTGCTAATCCTAAAAATGCCTGATCTACTCCTCCACCATCGTAAAAGTCAAATTGATATGGCTCATCTAAAATACAGTCTGGATTTACAGATCCTCCAAATTTCATTCCACCTTGTGGAACTCCACCAATTGCACCAGCTTCAACAGTAAGAGTCATTCTATCTCCTACTCCCTCTTCATTTGCAACAAGTGAAATAAATTCTGGTATTCCAATTCCTAAATTTACAACTGAATCTTTTTCTAATTCAAGTGCTGCTCTACGAGCTATTACTTTTTTAGGATTTAAACTTACACTATCAAGTCCTGATAATGGTACTCTTATTAATCCTGTCATACTCTCATCATATTCACATTCAAAACATTGTTCATGCTCTTCAGGTTTAGATATAACAATTCCATCTACATATATATGAGGGATTTTAACTAATTTGGGATTTAATGATCCTGCAGCAACTATTTTTTCTACTTGTACTAGAACTATTCCACCTGAATTTTTACAAGCTTGTGCAATAGCAGTCATCTCCAATGAAGCAACCTCTTTATCCATGCTTATATTTCCATTCTCATCTGCATATGTTCCTCTTAAGAAACATACATCTACTGGAAACGCTTTATAAAGCAGTTTTTCTTCCCCTTTTATTGTTATTAGTTCAACTAAATCCTCAGTTGTTTTTTTATTAAGTTTTCCACCTTCAATTCTTGGGTCAACATATGTATTAAGACCAACATGTGTTATAGTCCCAATTCTTTTTCCTGCAATATCTCTAAAAAGTTGTGATAAAGTTCCCTGTGGAAAATTGTATGCTTCTATCTCCTCATTCATAGATAGTTCCCCTAATCCAGGAGTCATATTCCAATGTCCACCTACTACTCTCTTTACCATTCCTTTATGGGCAAAATGTCCTGCCCCTTTAATCCCTTTATTTCCTTGAGCAGATACATAATAGAAATTTAAATCTCTAGGATGACCTGTTTCTAAAAATCTTTTTTCTAAAGCAATACTTAGTGTTTCAGGGCAACAACTTCCAACAAATCCACTTGTAACTATATTTACCCCATCTCTAACTAACTCTGCAGCTTCATTCGGCTGTAGAACTCTTACTTTACTCATATATACATCTCCCTATTTATATTTCTCTTTTTATAACATTTTTTTATTTTTATATATTATTTTTTATAAATTTAAAAATCTTTAAAGTTTGCTTTTCTTTTATTTAAAAATGCGTCCATTCCTTCTTTTTGATCATCTGTAGCAAAACAAAGTCCAAACATATCTGCTTCATACTTATAAGCTGATTCCATATCCATATTCATTCCATTATTTATCGCTGCTTTTGCTAAACTTACCCCAAACATTCCTTTTGACATAATTTTTCTAGCTATATTTTCAGCTTCAGTTAGTAATTCTTCGTGTTTAACAACTTTATTTGCTAATCCTATTTCATAAGCTCTTTTTGCATCTATCATGTCTGTTGTAAAAATCAATTCTTTAGCTATACCTTTTCCAACAAGTCTTGGTAATCTTTGAGTTCCAGCAAATCCTGGTAAAATTCCTAGATTTACTTCAGGTTGACCGAATTTCGCTTTTTCAGATGCTATTCTTAAATCACATGCCATAGATAGTTCACACCCTCCACCTAATGCATATCCATTAACTGCTGCGATGACTATTTGAGGCATTTGTTCAATTTGTGAAAATACTTTTTGTGCTCTAAGTGCTAATTCTCTTCCTTGCATTGCATTTAATTTATGCATCTCTGCTATATCCGCTCCAGCAACAAAAGATTTTTCTCCTGATCCTGTAATAATAACTGTCTTGATATCTTTTCTTTTTTCAACACAAGTTACTACTTCCCCTAGTTCTTTTATTGTTTCTGAGTTTAAAGCATTTAATGCCTTTGGTCTGTTGATTGTGATAAACATTATTCCATCTTTTTCTTCAAATAATACATTATTCATTGTAAAACCTCCTAAATTTATTTATATGAACTACTTTATTAAAAAACCAATTACTATATTAATTATGGTAAATTAGGGAAAAGTGTAAATAAAATAACTACTACTAATGTCCCTATAAATGGTGTAAATACTGTCACCCAAAACACTGGCATATATGCCTCTTTATGCGTCTCTCTACATAATGCATTTGTTACTGTTACGATATATCCATTATGTGGAAGAGAGTCTAAAGCAGCAGATGCAATTGCCATTGTTCTATGTAATGCCATTGCTGAAATTCCTTTTGCCATAAAAGCTGGTCCTAGTAAAGGTGTTGCAATCCCCAAACCTCCAGAAGCAGATCCGCAAACCCCTGCAATGACTGTAGTTCCTATTGCAGCCCCTAATATCTTTGGTCCTGGTAGATTTACCATTGCATCAACAATTACAGGGAAAGCTAATGTCGCTTTTACAACTGACCCAAATGCAACAACAGCACATGTATTTGAAATAGCTAAAACTGTTGTTTTACATGTTTCTCCTAAATGTTCCATCATTTTTGAGTTATCAATATATTTATTCAATAAAACATATGTTAAAAAAGTCCCTAAAAATACACCTGCTTCGATTGGAACAACATTTTTTCCATCTATCTTTATATTAATTGAAATAATACAAACTAATAGAGGAACAAGAGCTAACCAACCATTTGGCATATTTATATCTTCCGGTTGAAAAGTATCAAATGGTTTAGCTATAAAATGTCCACCAGCTTCTTTTTCTTTTCTTACCATTCTAAATAGTAAAAAACTACCTAAAGCCAACATTACTCCACATGCAATTACTCCATTAACTAAACCAGCCATTAAATCAGTTCCTAAATACTGAGACGGAATAATATTTTGTATTTGTGGTGTTCCAGGAACAACCATTGCAAAAGTACTACATCCAAAACAAAGTGCTGCAGGAATAAATCTTCTTGGTAAGTCCGCCTCCTTGAAGACTTCCAATGCAATTGGAAAAACTGCAAAACTTGCAACAAACATGCTCACCCCACCGTAAAGCAAAACCCCACATGCTAAAGGAATGGATATTAGAGCTCTATCTTTACCTAAACATCTAATTATCATTTTCGCTATTGCCTTCGCACCATTTGTAATTTCCATCATTTTTCCCATTGCAGTACCTGCTAAAAATATAAAGAAATTGTTCTTAAAAAAAGTAACAAATCCTGTCATATAGTCGACTTTTAAAGCAGTATACAAATTCATACCACCTGTAATTGCAACTATTGAAGA
The sequence above is drawn from the Fusobacterium sp. DD2 genome and encodes:
- a CDS encoding CoA-transferase, giving the protein MSKVRVLQPNEAAELVRDGVNIVTSGFVGSCCPETLSIALEKRFLETGHPRDLNFYYVSAQGNKGIKGAGHFAHKGMVKRVVGGHWNMTPGLGELSMNEEIEAYNFPQGTLSQLFRDIAGKRIGTITHVGLNTYVDPRIEGGKLNKKTTEDLVELITIKGEEKLLYKAFPVDVCFLRGTYADENGNISMDKEVASLEMTAIAQACKNSGGIVLVQVEKIVAAGSLNPKLVKIPHIYVDGIVISKPEEHEQCFECEYDESMTGLIRVPLSGLDSVSLNPKKVIARRAALELEKDSVVNLGIGIPEFISLVANEEGVGDRMTLTVEAGAIGGVPQGGMKFGGSVNPDCILDEPYQFDFYDGGGVDQAFLGLAQVDEAGNINVSKFSGRVVGCGGFINISQNAKKVYYCGTFTTKGLKEEIKDGKLTIIQEGSSKKFVKDVEQITFSGIYAQKTKQPVMYITERAVFELRNDGLYITEIAPGIDYEKDVLANMDFVPKIPKEGIKLMDERIFKDELMGVN
- a CDS encoding GntP family permease, whose product is MSISLLISFIGIVVGLTLLIYLVMKGVNIFVIAILCSSIVAITGGMNLYTALKVDYMTGFVTFFKNNFFIFLAGTAMGKMMEITNGAKAIAKMIIRCLGKDRALISIPLACGVLLYGGVSMFVASFAVFPIALEVFKEADLPRRFIPAALCFGCSTFAMVVPGTPQIQNIIPSQYLGTDLMAGLVNGVIACGVMLALGSFLLFRMVRKEKEAGGHFIAKPFDTFQPEDINMPNGWLALVPLLVCIISINIKIDGKNVVPIEAGVFLGTFLTYVLLNKYIDNSKMMEHLGETCKTTVLAISNTCAVVAFGSVVKATLAFPVIVDAMVNLPGPKILGAAIGTTVIAGVCGSASGGLGIATPLLGPAFMAKGISAMALHRTMAIASAALDSLPHNGYIVTVTNALCRETHKEAYMPVFWVTVFTPFIGTLVVVILFTLFPNLP
- a CDS encoding enoyl-CoA hydratase-related protein; protein product: MNNVLFEEKDGIMFITINRPKALNALNSETIKELGEVVTCVEKRKDIKTVIITGSGEKSFVAGADIAEMHKLNAMQGRELALRAQKVFSQIEQMPQIVIAAVNGYALGGGCELSMACDLRIASEKAKFGQPEVNLGILPGFAGTQRLPRLVGKGIAKELIFTTDMIDAKRAYEIGLANKVVKHEELLTEAENIARKIMSKGMFGVSLAKAAINNGMNMDMESAYKYEADMFGLCFATDDQKEGMDAFLNKRKANFKDF